The Bombus affinis isolate iyBomAffi1 unplaced genomic scaffold, iyBomAffi1.2 ctg00000305.1, whole genome shotgun sequence genome contains a region encoding:
- the LOC126927901 gene encoding uncharacterized protein LOC126927901 isoform X2 yields MAEEGKKISFGFLKSIKKPVLKNAIPQEKKKVDYIECLDEKGIKVIGEEEKKDEPLIIPLLGSKTWHDRIVNKIDADIFLPKADKEKVGDASVNEAKSKLSNGKTSPIISIKKEPVEDSENEVVTLEEQATKEIIEELKSKNKYEIKTNDLTLPLVEDESLRGKEQSTLEDYEKIPIDAFGVAMLRGMGWQPGKGIG; encoded by the exons atggcagaagaaggaaagaaaatttccttcggttttttgaaatctattaagaaacctgtgttaaaaaatgctattccacaagaaaaaaagaaagtcgattacattgaatgccttgatgaaaaaggtattaaagtaatagg tgaggaagaaaaaaaagatgaacctctaattattccgttactaggttcaaaaacctggcatgatagaattgttaataaaatagatgcagacatttttcttccgaaggcagataaggaaaaggtaggagacgctagtgttaacgaggcaaaatcaaagctatctaatggaaaaacatcgccaataatatcaataaagaaagagccagttgaagatagtgaaaatgaagttgttactttagaagagcaagcgacgaaagaaatcattgaggaacttaagtcaaagaataaatatgaaattaaaacaaatgatttaactttacctttagtagaagatgaatcattaagaggcaaagaacag tctacgttagaagattatgaaaaaattcctattgatgcttttggtgtagctatgttacggggaatgggatggcaaccaggaaagggaattggttga
- the LOC126927901 gene encoding nucleolar protein 58-like isoform X1, with protein sequence MGLGADKVALQKKNTDSKKEEEEVKIEKGTFVKIIAGKQINNYGQIEGFDDDAGRLIIKLALGGNIISVNEFMVQPVTKSEYLYKNSKVQNTKKYEEYKDKESKGLKQKMDRRRSMSPDPEDSEDGDKSSNKRKKIGSTMHNKNKYDKVGDKKSERRKRRSEFNDDSDSDSEKKRRRERSNSNSNDSYKLKRLKKSKKHKKHDCSSERSSKKHKKKDKEREKVRDKKPRDYADRMKHERRERSRSRSFSRQ encoded by the exons atgggtcttggagcagacaaagtggcgttgcagaagaaaaatacagattccaaaaaagaagaggaagaggttaaaatcgagaaaggaacatttgtgaaaattatagctggaaaacaaattaataattatggtcaaatagaaggattcgatgatgatgcaggaaggctcataataaaactagctcttggtggaaatataatatctgtaaatgaatttatggtacagccagtgactaaatcagaatatttatataagaactcaaaagttcaaa atacaaaaaagtatgaggaatataaggacaaggaatccaagggactcaagcaaaagatggatagaagaagatcaatgtcccctgaccccgaagacagtgaagatggtgacaaaagtagtaataaaagaaagaaaatcggaagtacgatgcataataagaacaagtatgataaagtgggggataaaaaatcagaaaggcGAAAGAGGCGCTCCGAATttaatgatgacagcgatagtgattctgaaaagaagagacggagagaaagaagtaactctaatagtaatgattcttataaattaaaaagattgaagaagtcaaagaaacataagaagcacgattgctcatctgaaagatcaagtaaaaaacataaaaagaaagacaaagaaagagaaaaagttagAGATAAGAAACCCAGAGATTATGCAGATAGAATGAAACACgaaagacgagaaagatcaagatctcgatcatttagtaggcagtaa
- the LOC126927908 gene encoding omega-amidase NIT2-like has product AWHLVQLQVNEVKSKNVERAVSYISSAKEHNADIIALPECFNSPYGIQYFPKYAESIPDGETSVALSKAAKENSIYVVGGTIPEIEGDKLYNTCTIWGPDGTLIAKHRKVHLFDIDIPNKITFRESDSLSPGNSLTMFDVKGWKIGIGICYDIRFEEMARIYRNKGCQMLIYPAAFNMTTGPLHWSLLQRSRANDNQLYVACISPARVPSASYVAWGHTQLTNPWGKILYDLETQENIVVTDIDLKVVEEVRAQIPTFSQRRTDLYDTVYKKE; this is encoded by the exons gcttggcatttggtacaacttcaagtaaatgaagtaaaaagcaaaaatgtagagcgggcagtttcctacatttccagcgcgaaagagcataatgctgatattatcgctcttcctgaatgctttaattcaccatatggaatac aatactttccaaaatacgccgagagtattcctgatggtgaaacgagcgttgctttatcgaaggcagctaaggaaaacagcatttatgtagttggtggtacgatacctgaaatagagggcgataaattgtacaatacctgtactatttggggtcccgatggaactttgatagcaaaacaccggaag gtacatctattcgacatcgacattcccaacaagattactttccgagagagtgattcactcagtcctggtaattccctaacaatgtttgatgtgaagggctggaaaataggtattggcatttgctatgatatcagattcgaggaaatggcacgcatttatcggaacaaag gttgccaaatgctgatatatccggcggcattcaatatgaccactggaccactgcactggtcattacttcagcgttccagagcgaatgacaatcaattatacgtcgcctgtatatcaccggctcgtgttccttcagcaagttatgtcgcatggggacatacacagttgacaaatccctgggggaaaatcctttatgatttggaaactcaggaaaatatcgtggtcaccgatatcg atttgaaagttgttgaggaagtaagggctcagatacctacattttctcaaagacgtacggatttgtacgacactgtctataagaAGGAGTAa